In a genomic window of Candidatus Gorgyraea atricola:
- the alr gene encoding alanine racemase has protein sequence MKFYRPTYAEIDLGAMRHNLRAIKKIVGKDMEILGIVKADAYGHGMLEVSRTLIKQGVKYLGVASLDEAALLRAAGIKAKIIVLGSILPQEAEGVLKFNVIQTVSDLDIAKTLSRLAQRRKKKIRIHIKIDTGMGRLGFWHEEAIGFVKKIALLKNIIIDGIFTHFPSAESDAPFTQKQIKDFNFLMRSLWRCGIEIPIKHTSNSMALVDFKESRMNMVRPGLIMYGLHPRADLFKRLGLKPVLKFKTKIVHLKSVARGRSVSYGRAYIAGEDTKIATIPVGYGDGYSRHLSNRADVLIKGKRAPVVGRVCMDMTMVYVGHIRGAKVGDEVVLIGAQGKDIIRAEELANLIYTIPYEIVCNIGRRVPRVYKT, from the coding sequence ATGAAATTTTACAGGCCGACATATGCAGAGATAGATCTGGGCGCGATGCGCCATAATCTGCGTGCGATAAAGAAGATCGTGGGTAAGGACATGGAGATACTTGGCATTGTAAAGGCAGATGCATATGGCCATGGCATGCTCGAGGTCTCAAGGACGCTCATTAAGCAAGGAGTGAAATACTTAGGTGTTGCCTCTCTGGATGAAGCTGCGTTGCTGCGCGCAGCAGGCATAAAGGCAAAGATCATCGTGCTCGGTTCAATCTTGCCACAAGAGGCTGAAGGTGTATTGAAATTTAATGTAATACAGACGGTTTCAGATCTAGATATTGCAAAGACGCTCTCAAGACTTGCCCAGAGAAGAAAGAAAAAGATAAGGATCCACATAAAGATTGACACAGGCATGGGTAGGCTTGGTTTTTGGCATGAAGAGGCAATAGGTTTTGTTAAAAAGATAGCATTACTAAAAAACATTATTATAGACGGTATCTTTACGCATTTTCCCAGCGCGGAGAGTGACGCGCCTTTTACACAGAAACAGATAAAGGATTTTAATTTTCTTATGCGGTCTCTTTGGCGATGCGGTATTGAAATACCTATAAAGCATACCTCGAACAGCATGGCGCTTGTAGATTTTAAAGAGTCTCGCATGAATATGGTGAGGCCTGGTCTTATTATGTATGGCCTGCATCCTAGAGCCGATTTATTTAAGAGACTGGGCCTGAAGCCGGTCTTAAAGTTCAAGACAAAGATCGTGCATCTTAAATCAGTAGCGCGAGGAAGAAGTGTAAGTTATGGAAGGGCGTATATTGCAGGCGAAGACACAAAGATCGCTACGATCCCAGTGGGATACGGAGATGGTTATTCGCGACATTTATCAAACAGGGCAGATGTTTTAATAAAAGGTAAACGCGCGCCAGTAGTGGGCAGGGTTTGCATGGATATGACCATGGTCTATGTAGGGCACATAAGAGGTGCGAAGGTCGGAGACGAGGTGGTGTTGATCGGTGCTCAGGGTAAAGATATTATAAGGGCTGAGGAACTCGCGAATCTCATATATACTATTCCGTACGAAATTGTGTGCAACATTGGCCGCCGAGTGCCAAGGGTATATAAAACATGA
- the greA gene encoding transcription elongation factor GreA, which produces MSETIFLTREGHAKLVKQLKVLKGAKRREIANALAKARAMGDLSENAEYDAAKQDQAINEKRISELEQKLINARLIEEENIPKDKAYIGATIKLVDIESKEEISYTLVSEDEADFAQGKISTSSPVGKALLGKKKDEIVHIRIPAGTLKYKVTSITR; this is translated from the coding sequence ATGTCAGAAACTATTTTTTTAACAAGAGAAGGTCACGCGAAGTTAGTAAAGCAGCTCAAGGTCCTTAAAGGCGCCAAGCGCAGGGAGATAGCAAATGCGCTTGCAAAGGCACGGGCCATGGGAGACCTGAGCGAGAACGCAGAATATGACGCAGCCAAGCAGGATCAGGCAATAAACGAAAAAAGGATATCTGAGCTCGAGCAAAAGCTCATAAATGCCAGGCTCATTGAAGAGGAGAACATCCCAAAAGATAAGGCCTATATAGGCGCTACTATTAAATTAGTAGATATTGAATCAAAAGAGGAAATTTCCTACACGCTTGTGTCAGAGGACGAAGCAGACTTTGCCCAGGGCAAGATCTCTACTTCCTCGCCTGTAGGCAAGGCACTGTTAGGCAAAAAAAAGGACGAGATCGTGCACATAAGAATCCCAGCCGGCACGCTAAAGTACAAGGTCACATCTATCACTAGATAA
- a CDS encoding peptidylprolyl isomerase: protein MRKIGIFVSLVLVLALGFAISSSAASKYAAKVNGVKVKSMTLEAAVDNFIANQKMMGMQTNEGDRDKLRAQILEELISAELLYQESKKAGLDNLNDKVKEQFENIKKGFASKDEFKKVLKERGVSEKELKNDIKKGLYIKAFLDRDIYAGVTVSEQEKQAEYEKNKDKLSVPEQVKASHILIMAKPDASDEDKNAAKAKIEDLRRKALSGEDFAELAKANSQDGSASNGGDLGYFGRGAMVKPFEDAAFSLEAGQISQIVETQFGYHILKVTDKQEPRTLRYEEVAPDIERFLLNQRRGEVLQKFVTGLRSKAKIEVY, encoded by the coding sequence ATGCGTAAGATTGGTATCTTCGTATCTCTGGTTTTAGTGTTGGCACTTGGTTTTGCTATATCTAGTAGTGCTGCTTCGAAATATGCAGCAAAGGTAAATGGCGTAAAGGTCAAGTCTATGACGCTTGAGGCCGCGGTCGATAATTTTATTGCAAATCAAAAGATGATGGGCATGCAGACCAATGAAGGGGATAGGGATAAGCTGCGCGCACAGATACTAGAGGAATTGATCTCTGCGGAGCTCTTGTATCAGGAGAGCAAAAAGGCTGGCCTGGATAATTTAAATGATAAGGTAAAGGAACAGTTTGAAAATATTAAAAAGGGATTTGCCTCAAAGGATGAATTTAAGAAGGTTTTAAAAGAAAGAGGCGTGAGCGAAAAAGAGCTTAAGAACGACATAAAAAAGGGTCTTTACATAAAGGCATTTCTGGATAGGGACATCTATGCTGGTGTTACTGTAAGTGAGCAGGAGAAACAAGCAGAGTATGAGAAAAATAAAGATAAGCTTAGCGTCCCTGAGCAGGTAAAGGCAAGCCACATATTGATTATGGCTAAGCCGGATGCAAGTGATGAGGATAAAAATGCGGCAAAGGCAAAGATAGAGGATCTAAGAAGAAAGGCTTTATCAGGCGAGGATTTTGCAGAACTGGCAAAGGCGAATTCGCAGGATGGATCAGCTTCGAATGGTGGAGACCTGGGTTATTTTGGAAGAGGCGCAATGGTAAAACCGTTTGAGGATGCCGCGTTTAGTCTGGAAGCAGGACAGATAAGCCAGATAGTTGAGACACAGTTTGGCTATCACATTCTAAAGGTTACGGACAAGCAGGAGCCCAGGACCTTGAGATATGAAGAGGTCGCGCCTGATATCGAGAGATTTTTATTAAATCAGCGCAGAGGAGAAGTACTGCAAAAATTTGTCACTGGATTAAGGAGTAAGGCGAAGATAGAGGTTTATTAG
- the ilvD gene encoding dihydroxy-acid dehydratase, with protein MKSDTIKKGISRVGNRALLYATGCSKKDMQKPFIGIASSFTDLVPGHIHMRGLERAIENGVYAGGGKPFVFGVPAICDGIAMGHFGMRYSLASRELIADSIETMAGAYALDGLVLLTNCDKITPGMLMACARVNVPTIIVTAGPMLTGHYQGKRLDLVHDAFEAVGRYKKGEISKHDLNELETNACPGPGSCQGLFTANTMSCLTETMGMSLPGCATSLAVSSKKARIAFESGERIIELVKKNVKPRQIINRKSIFNAVMVDMALGGSTNTVLHLAAIAKEAGIDLPLATFDKISCKTSKICDLRPSGEYFLEDLEIAGGIPAVLNRLQLKLSDNPTVCGASIKKIAKAGKIYDEDVIRPLDDPYKKEGGIAILKGNIAPDGSVVKQGAVDEEAMLFKGKAKVFDSEEAAMSAILNSKVKKGDVIVIRYEGPSGGPGMREMLSPTSTIVGMGLSNDVALITDGRFSGGTRGPCIGHIAPEAYKGGPIAILRNGDRIRIDIKKRRLDVDLSKAEIKRRLKRWRQPRPKVQHGWLSRYAKLVSSASKGAILT; from the coding sequence ATGAAAAGCGACACGATAAAAAAAGGAATCTCAAGAGTTGGGAATAGAGCTTTATTGTATGCAACGGGCTGTTCTAAAAAAGATATGCAAAAGCCTTTTATAGGCATTGCGTCGAGCTTTACTGATCTTGTGCCTGGACACATACACATGAGAGGCCTTGAGCGCGCGATTGAAAATGGCGTTTATGCAGGTGGAGGGAAACCGTTCGTCTTTGGCGTGCCTGCTATCTGCGACGGCATTGCAATGGGCCACTTTGGCATGCGGTATTCGCTGGCATCAAGGGAGCTCATAGCAGATTCTATTGAGACAATGGCAGGGGCGTACGCTCTTGACGGACTAGTGCTTCTTACGAATTGCGATAAGATCACGCCTGGTATGCTCATGGCATGCGCGAGGGTTAATGTGCCTACCATTATCGTGACAGCAGGCCCTATGCTTACCGGGCATTACCAGGGCAAGAGATTAGATCTTGTGCACGACGCATTTGAGGCAGTTGGCAGATACAAAAAGGGTGAGATCTCAAAGCATGACTTGAATGAACTGGAGACCAATGCGTGTCCTGGCCCAGGTTCATGCCAGGGACTTTTTACTGCCAATACAATGAGCTGTCTCACAGAGACAATGGGAATGTCGCTGCCTGGCTGCGCAACCTCTTTAGCTGTTTCAAGCAAAAAGGCAAGGATTGCATTCGAGAGCGGCGAACGCATAATTGAGTTAGTCAAAAAGAATGTGAAGCCGCGCCAGATTATTAATAGGAAATCCATCTTTAACGCGGTTATGGTGGATATGGCGTTGGGCGGATCTACAAATACGGTTTTGCATCTTGCGGCGATTGCAAAAGAGGCAGGAATCGATCTGCCGCTGGCTACTTTTGATAAGATAAGCTGCAAGACTTCAAAGATATGTGATCTCAGGCCAAGCGGGGAATATTTCTTAGAGGATCTTGAGATCGCAGGCGGCATTCCAGCTGTTTTAAATAGACTTCAGCTAAAGTTGAGCGACAATCCAACTGTTTGCGGAGCCTCGATTAAGAAAATTGCAAAAGCCGGCAAGATTTATGACGAGGATGTCATAAGGCCGCTGGATGATCCTTATAAAAAGGAAGGCGGCATTGCGATATTAAAGGGAAACATCGCGCCAGATGGTAGTGTTGTAAAACAGGGCGCTGTGGATGAAGAGGCAATGCTGTTTAAAGGCAAGGCAAAGGTCTTTGATTCTGAAGAAGCTGCAATGAGCGCTATCCTGAACAGCAAAGTGAAAAAGGGCGATGTTATTGTCATACGATACGAGGGTCCGAGCGGTGGCCCTGGCATGAGAGAGATGCTTTCTCCTACATCAACTATTGTGGGCATGGGTCTGTCCAATGACGTTGCGCTTATTACAGATGGCAGGTTTTCAGGCGGTACTCGCGGGCCGTGCATAGGACATATTGCGCCTGAGGCTTATAAAGGCGGGCCGATTGCTATATTAAGGAATGGCGACAGGATCAGGATTGACATAAAAAAGAGACGCTTGGACGTAGATCTGTCCAAGGCTGAGATAAAGCGACGCTTAAAGAGATGGCGCCAGCCCAGGCCAAAGGTCCAACATGGCTGGCTTTCCAGATACGCGAAGTTGGTAAGTTCCGCCTCCAAAGGCGCAATCCTAACCTAA
- the ilvB gene encoding biosynthetic-type acetolactate synthase large subunit — protein sequence MKMTGARIFIESLKKQGVEVMFGYPGGVVLPIFDALYDSDIKFILTRHEQGAAHAADGYARATGKVGVCLATSGPGATNLVTGLATANMDSVPVVAFTGQVKTSLIGNDAFQEVDVSGITRPISKHNYLVKDVKNLTTVIKNAFHIASTGRPGVVVVDLPVDVQIQETDFQYPEKAEIRGYKPTCKGHIGQIKKACKLIANSKKPLLYVGGGVIISGAADNLAEFVKKTSIPVTMTLMGLGAFPGTHKLSLGMLGMHGTAYANHAVQDSDLLIAVGARFDDRVTGKIDEFAPHAKIIHIDIDPCAISKNVKVDIPIVGDANSVLADFNKYIKEPDISKWHKQIESWKEKFPLSYKNDSKLRPQYVVEEIYNITKGKAIIATEVGQNQMWAAQFYKYERPRQFISSGGLGTMGYGFPAAIGAQMGCPKKTVFDIAGDGSIQMNIQELTTAVANKLPVKIAILNNGCLGMVRQWQELFYKRRYSHTILESCPDFVKLAEAYGAAGMRITKKSEVKKAIKKALDIKGPVLMDFRVEPEENVFPMVPAGQPINKMIGALA from the coding sequence ATGAAAATGACAGGCGCAAGGATATTTATTGAATCGCTTAAGAAGCAGGGTGTCGAGGTTATGTTCGGCTATCCTGGCGGGGTAGTGCTGCCTATTTTTGACGCACTCTATGACAGCGATATCAAATTTATATTAACAAGACACGAGCAGGGCGCAGCGCATGCAGCAGATGGCTATGCACGCGCTACTGGAAAAGTCGGAGTCTGTCTCGCCACCTCTGGTCCTGGCGCGACAAATCTTGTCACAGGCCTTGCAACAGCTAACATGGATTCTGTGCCAGTAGTAGCCTTTACAGGCCAGGTCAAGACCTCTCTCATAGGAAACGACGCGTTTCAGGAAGTAGATGTCAGCGGCATAACGCGACCTATCTCAAAACACAACTACCTTGTAAAGGATGTCAAGAATCTGACGACTGTCATAAAGAACGCGTTTCACATAGCATCAACTGGCAGGCCAGGCGTAGTGGTCGTGGATCTACCAGTCGACGTTCAAATACAGGAGACAGATTTTCAATATCCTGAGAAGGCAGAGATAAGAGGCTATAAGCCGACGTGCAAAGGCCATATCGGGCAGATAAAAAAGGCCTGTAAGCTGATCGCGAATAGCAAAAAACCTCTCCTATATGTTGGCGGCGGGGTGATCATCTCAGGCGCAGCAGATAATCTGGCAGAGTTTGTCAAAAAAACAAGCATACCTGTTACAATGACACTCATGGGTCTGGGCGCGTTTCCCGGCACTCACAAACTTTCTCTTGGCATGCTCGGTATGCACGGCACTGCGTACGCGAATCACGCTGTACAGGACTCTGACCTTTTAATAGCAGTGGGCGCCCGGTTCGACGACAGGGTCACTGGCAAGATCGATGAATTCGCGCCGCACGCAAAAATAATACACATCGACATAGACCCGTGCGCAATAAGTAAGAATGTAAAGGTGGACATACCTATTGTGGGTGACGCGAATAGTGTGCTGGCAGATTTCAATAAATATATAAAGGAACCAGATATCTCCAAATGGCACAAACAGATCGAGTCATGGAAGGAAAAATTTCCGCTAAGCTATAAGAATGATTCAAAGCTCAGGCCGCAATATGTCGTGGAAGAGATCTATAATATTACAAAAGGCAAGGCTATTATTGCTACTGAAGTCGGGCAGAATCAGATGTGGGCCGCGCAATTTTATAAATATGAGAGACCCAGGCAGTTTATTTCAAGTGGTGGCCTTGGCACAATGGGCTATGGCTTCCCAGCCGCAATAGGCGCGCAGATGGGCTGTCCCAAGAAGACGGTCTTTGACATCGCTGGCGACGGCAGTATCCAGATGAATATACAGGAGCTTACAACAGCAGTAGCGAATAAGCTGCCTGTTAAGATCGCTATATTGAATAATGGTTGTCTGGGTATGGTCAGACAGTGGCAGGAACTTTTTTACAAGAGAAGATATTCACATACTATATTGGAATCATGCCCTGATTTTGTGAAACTCGCGGAGGCGTATGGCGCAGCTGGCATGAGGATCACCAAAAAGTCAGAGGTCAAAAAGGCAATAAAAAAGGCATTGGACATAAAGGGCCCTGTTCTCATGGATTTTCGTGTTGAGCCAGAGGAGAATGTATTTCCAATGGTCCCAGCAGGACAACCTATTAACAAGATGATAGGAGCGCTCGCGTAA
- the ilvN gene encoding acetolactate synthase small subunit, with product MKKTISVLVENHFGVLTHVSGLFSARGFNINSLAVGETEDPSISRMTIVVDGDEKTLEQVKKQLNRLIDTIKIIDLTEEDFIDRELLLVKVKMDSKNRSEILQIANTFQAKIDDAKKDTAVIEVTGDENKIKSFIEMIRPFGIVEVVRTGRIAMGRK from the coding sequence ATGAAAAAAACCATTTCTGTTTTAGTTGAAAATCACTTTGGTGTTTTAACACATGTATCTGGACTTTTTAGCGCGCGTGGATTTAATATCAATAGCCTTGCTGTGGGAGAGACAGAGGACCCGTCTATCTCGAGGATGACCATTGTTGTGGACGGGGATGAAAAGACACTGGAGCAGGTCAAGAAGCAGCTCAATAGGCTCATAGATACTATAAAGATAATCGATCTTACAGAAGAGGATTTTATAGACAGGGAACTACTGCTTGTGAAGGTCAAGATGGATTCCAAGAATCGCTCTGAGATCTTGCAGATAGCAAACACATTTCAGGCAAAGATAGATGACGCAAAGAAAGACACGGCTGTTATAGAGGTAACAGGTGATGAGAATAAGATAAAGTCTTTCATAGAAATGATCAGGCCGTTCGGCATCGTTGAAGTAGTGCGCACCGGCCGTATCGCAATGGGGAGGAAATAA
- the ilvC gene encoding ketol-acid reductoisomerase, with protein sequence MAKIYYDKDADLNVLKGKKIAIIGYGIQGRGQALNLRDSGLDVIVSELEGTENYKTAQADGFTPVAAIEAAKEGDIIQILTQDHVQAKVYKESIRPNLKKGKAMVFSHGFNIHFKQIKPPKKVDVFMVAPKGPGALVRQMYEEGKGVPCLVAVFQDASGDALKQGLAYAKGIGGTRAGVIETTFEEETETDLFGEQVVLCGGTTELIKAGFDTLIEAGYQPEIAYFECLHELKLITDLIYATGIQGMRKRVSDTAEYGDVTRGKRIITERTRKEMKKILKQVQSGRFAREWIKENENGRPEFTKLRKADDTHPVEVIGKKLRGMMDWIK encoded by the coding sequence ATGGCAAAGATTTATTATGACAAGGATGCTGACTTAAATGTTTTAAAGGGAAAGAAGATCGCGATCATTGGCTATGGCATTCAGGGTCGTGGTCAGGCATTGAATCTGCGTGACAGCGGGCTTGATGTGATCGTAAGCGAATTAGAAGGAACAGAAAACTACAAGACCGCGCAGGCTGATGGTTTTACGCCAGTTGCCGCGATCGAGGCAGCCAAAGAGGGCGACATCATACAGATACTTACTCAGGACCATGTGCAGGCAAAGGTCTACAAAGAGTCTATAAGACCAAATCTTAAAAAGGGAAAGGCCATGGTTTTTTCTCATGGCTTTAACATACATTTTAAGCAGATCAAGCCGCCAAAAAAGGTAGACGTATTTATGGTGGCGCCCAAAGGTCCTGGCGCGCTCGTAAGGCAGATGTATGAAGAGGGAAAAGGTGTTCCGTGTCTAGTGGCTGTATTCCAGGATGCAAGCGGTGACGCGCTTAAACAGGGTCTTGCATATGCAAAAGGCATAGGCGGCACAAGGGCAGGCGTTATCGAGACTACATTTGAGGAAGAGACAGAGACAGATCTTTTTGGCGAGCAGGTTGTGCTGTGCGGCGGTACCACTGAGCTTATCAAGGCAGGCTTTGATACATTGATAGAAGCTGGTTACCAGCCAGAGATAGCATATTTTGAATGCCTGCATGAATTGAAATTGATCACAGACCTAATTTACGCGACAGGCATTCAGGGCATGCGCAAACGAGTTTCAGATACAGCAGAATACGGGGATGTTACGCGAGGCAAGCGCATTATAACTGAGAGAACGCGCAAGGAAATGAAAAAGATCCTGAAACAGGTGCAGTCGGGCAGATTTGCCAGAGAGTGGATCAAGGAAAATGAAAACGGCAGGCCTGAATTCACTAAATTAAGAAAAGCAGACGACACCCATCCTGTTGAGGTAATTGGCAAGAAACTCCGCGGGATGATGGACTGGATTAAATAG
- a CDS encoding 2-isopropylmalate synthase, with protein sequence MKKIIIFDTTLRDGEQSPGASLDIKAKIEIAKQLARLGVDVIEAGFPVASTGDFQAVSEVASLVKGPSICGLARAKKEDIDRCRDALKNAGRSRIHVFLATSKIHMQYKLKKAESEILKQAGEFVKYARKFSDDIEFSPEDASRSEVDFLCRVVETVIKAGAKTVNIPDTVGYAIPAEFGNLIKTIKTKVPNSNKAIISVHCHNDLGLGVSNSLVAIQNGAEQIECTINGLGERAGNASLEEIVMTLKTRQDIFKCTTSINTVELYNASRLVSKLTGIVVQPNKAIVGRNAFSHEAGIHQDGILKKRTTYEIMKPEDVGFGATRLVLGKHSGKHAFSERLKKIGVELEKEDLVKAFQRFKDLADKKKEVFDEDLLAIVEDEIISIPETYKITGFEYKSGKTIEPHATVEIVKSGVTKKQSSSGDGPVDACYKAIEKITGVKLELLDYSLKAATGGKDALGEVSVRARSSKGIEVSGRGASTDIVEASAKAYVNAVNKVLFTKTRKATAEL encoded by the coding sequence ATGAAGAAAATCATTATTTTTGACACGACTTTAAGGGATGGCGAGCAGTCGCCTGGCGCTAGTTTGGACATAAAGGCAAAGATAGAGATCGCCAAACAGCTTGCGCGTCTTGGCGTTGACGTGATCGAGGCAGGATTTCCTGTTGCTTCAACTGGTGATTTCCAGGCAGTGAGCGAAGTCGCCTCTCTAGTCAAAGGCCCGTCCATATGCGGCCTTGCCAGAGCAAAAAAAGAGGACATAGACCGCTGCAGAGACGCGCTTAAGAACGCAGGCCGTTCGCGAATCCACGTATTTTTGGCCACTTCAAAGATCCACATGCAGTATAAATTAAAAAAGGCAGAGTCAGAGATATTGAAACAGGCAGGAGAATTCGTAAAATATGCCCGCAAATTTTCTGATGATATTGAATTTTCTCCAGAGGATGCCTCGCGCTCAGAAGTGGATTTTCTGTGCCGCGTCGTCGAGACAGTGATAAAAGCCGGCGCAAAGACAGTGAACATACCTGATACTGTCGGGTATGCAATACCAGCCGAATTCGGTAATCTCATAAAGACCATAAAAACAAAGGTCCCGAATTCAAACAAGGCGATAATAAGTGTACATTGTCATAATGATCTTGGGCTTGGTGTCAGTAATTCTCTCGTGGCGATTCAAAATGGAGCAGAGCAGATCGAATGCACGATAAACGGGCTTGGCGAACGCGCAGGCAATGCGTCACTAGAAGAAATAGTGATGACGCTTAAGACCAGGCAGGATATTTTTAAATGTACTACATCTATAAATACAGTCGAGCTTTACAATGCTAGCCGTCTTGTAAGCAAGCTCACAGGCATTGTTGTTCAGCCAAACAAGGCAATAGTTGGCCGCAATGCATTCAGTCACGAGGCAGGCATTCACCAGGACGGGATCCTGAAAAAGCGTACCACCTACGAGATCATGAAACCTGAGGACGTGGGTTTTGGTGCTACGCGGCTTGTATTGGGAAAACATTCTGGAAAGCATGCGTTCAGTGAGAGATTGAAAAAAATAGGAGTTGAATTAGAAAAAGAGGATCTGGTAAAGGCGTTCCAGCGTTTTAAGGATCTTGCAGATAAGAAAAAAGAGGTGTTTGACGAGGATCTCCTGGCAATAGTAGAGGACGAGATCATCTCTATACCTGAGACCTATAAGATAACAGGATTTGAATATAAAAGCGGTAAGACCATTGAACCGCATGCTACAGTAGAGATCGTAAAATCCGGCGTTACAAAGAAACAATCTTCTTCAGGAGACGGGCCTGTGGACGCGTGCTACAAGGCCATTGAAAAGATAACAGGCGTAAAACTAGAATTGCTGGATTATTCCTTAAAGGCTGCGACAGGCGGCAAGGACGCGCTGGGAGAAGTTTCTGTAAGAGCAAGATCATCAAAAGGCATCGAGGTATCTGGCCGGGGCGCATCTACTGACATAGTAGAGGCAAGCGCCAAGGCCTACGTAAACGCGGTAAACAAAGTACTCTTTACCAAGACACGCAAAGCCACAGCTGAACTGTGA
- a CDS encoding shikimate dehydrogenase, whose amino-acid sequence MDTYGIIGYPVKHSLSPAMHNAAFKKLGIDAEYRKFEVKPTELEGFLLGNISVKDTDGNPIHAGQVKGFNITIPHKVKAKEILEKKFPNASSDSDIALSGAVNTVKRVGDKLEYRNTDVSGFGESLDKDLKFGASERKGSSVFILGCGGVARAIIADLENSHVRKIYVYDIDKNAVDSAENHFSGLSGKLEFVRQQKEINNKIKDCKLLVNATPIGMEQDDESPIDKKLLHKDLYVYDVVYNRQTQLVKDAFASGAKAVTGEGMLAWQGVLAFFCWIDRCKPVDDVIGVMRQALDNALER is encoded by the coding sequence ATGGACACATACGGCATAATAGGTTATCCAGTAAAACATAGTTTATCTCCAGCAATGCACAATGCTGCGTTCAAAAAACTCGGCATCGACGCAGAATACCGCAAATTCGAAGTAAAACCCACCGAGCTGGAAGGTTTCTTGCTTGGAAATATTTCAGTTAAAGATACAGATGGAAATCCTATACATGCTGGACAAGTAAAGGGGTTTAACATAACTATTCCGCATAAGGTAAAAGCGAAAGAAATATTAGAGAAGAAATTTCCTAACGCTTCATCTGATTCTGATATTGCTTTATCAGGAGCAGTTAATACAGTTAAAAGAGTTGGAGATAAACTTGAATACAGAAATACAGATGTTTCAGGTTTTGGCGAATCTCTTGATAAAGATTTAAAATTTGGAGCATCAGAGCGTAAAGGAAGTAGCGTATTCATATTAGGATGCGGAGGAGTTGCTAGAGCAATTATAGCGGATTTAGAGAATTCTCATGTTCGTAAGATATATGTTTATGATATAGATAAGAATGCCGTAGATTCGGCAGAGAATCATTTTTCAGGTCTTTCAGGTAAGCTTGAATTTGTTCGTCAGCAAAAGGAAATAAATAACAAGATAAAAGATTGTAAATTATTAGTCAATGCTACACCTATAGGCATGGAACAAGACGATGAGTCTCCTATAGACAAGAAATTGCTTCATAAAGATTTATATGTTTATGACGTTGTTTACAATAGACAGACTCAGCTTGTAAAGGACGCATTTGCATCAGGGGCTAAGGCTGTAACAGGAGAAGGCATGCTTGCTTGGCAAGGAGTATTAGCTTTTTTCTGCTGGATAGATAGATGTAAGCCTGTTGATGATGTTATAGGGGTAATGAGGCAGGCATTGGATAATGCCTTAGAAAGGTAA
- a CDS encoding prepilin peptidase, with product MIHLVVFIFGSMIGSFLNVCIYRIPREESIVSPGSRCTSCEKPILWYDNIPLLSYVILIGKCRHCKKRISFRYFAVELISALAFLTLFYYFGLTAKFWIYSLVTFALIVTTFVDLEFQIIPDRISLGGLVLGIILSILIPQLHNSLTWETGFMKSLLGMFAGGGLIYLTGYVGQIIFKKESMGGGDVKLMAMLGAFLGWKMAILIFFLAPFFGTPAGLYLKFKKKQDIIPYGPYIALASFVAMIWGRKILNMLFFY from the coding sequence ATGATACATTTAGTCGTTTTTATCTTTGGTTCAATGATCGGGAGTTTTTTGAATGTGTGCATATACAGGATACCTAGGGAGGAGTCTATTGTTTCTCCTGGTTCAAGGTGTACCTCCTGCGAAAAGCCAATACTGTGGTATGATAATATCCCTTTATTAAGCTATGTTATTTTAATTGGCAAGTGCAGGCATTGCAAAAAAAGAATATCCTTTCGCTATTTCGCAGTTGAACTCATAAGCGCACTCGCGTTCTTAACACTGTTTTATTATTTTGGATTAACCGCGAAGTTCTGGATCTATAGCCTGGTGACATTCGCTCTTATCGTAACGACATTTGTCGACCTGGAATTCCAGATCATACCTGACAGGATCAGTCTTGGCGGCCTGGTCTTAGGAATCATTTTAAGTATCTTAATACCGCAGCTTCATAATAGTCTTACATGGGAAACAGGATTTATGAAATCTCTATTGGGTATGTTTGCGGGCGGCGGACTCATATATCTTACAGGTTATGTCGGCCAGATCATATTCAAGAAAGAGAGCATGGGCGGAGGAGATGTAAAACTTATGGCTATGCTGGGCGCTTTTCTGGGTTGGAAAATGGCAATACTCATATTTTTTCTCGCGCCATTTTTCGGCACACCCGCGGGCCTGTATTTGAAATTTAAGAAAAAACAGGATATAATTCCCTATGGGCCCTATATAGCGTTGGCCAGCTTTGTCGCAATGATCTGGGGCCGCAAAATATTGAATATGTTATTTTTTTATTAA